The following proteins are encoded in a genomic region of Hippocampus zosterae strain Florida chromosome 2, ASM2543408v3, whole genome shotgun sequence:
- the LOC127596868 gene encoding forkhead box protein E4-like codes for MEEENCRGKRPPYSYAALIAMAIDNSSFKRETLSGIYDYITSNFPFYQSNEKGWKNSVRHNLSLNDCFVKVPRKSYGKRGNYWTLDRPFEDIFEESKLRRRRQSVRRPLSNLSSSTYPNYPTTYRSSLWTVSQPTSPQPSFYQTGQLLQHHTGFSDSPPVSPYLMPLSFPSVHFPVYHQQPVLLPQDLYRHGTVNSTFDTEMGQWVYQYFPGMGQR; via the coding sequence ATGGAGGAGGAAAATTGCCGCGGGAAGAGGCCGCCCTATTCGTACGCTGCTCTCATCGCCATGGCCATTGATAACAGCTCCTTCAAGAGGGAAACTCTAAGCGGCATTTACGACTACATCACATCCAACTTCCCCTTTTATCAGAGCAACGAAAAAGGCTGGAAAAACAGCGTCCGACATAATTTGTCCCTGAATgactgcttcgtcaaggtcccAAGGAAGAGCTACGGGAAGAGGGGCAACTACTGGACGCTGGATCGACCCTTCGAGGACATATTCGAGGAGAGCAAGTTGCGGCGTCGTCGTCAGAGCGTGAGGAGACCTCTAAGTAACCTGTCGAGTTCGACCTACCCGAACTACCCGACGACGTACAGGAGCTCCTTGTGGACCGTGAGCCAGCCCACCTCCCCGCAACCGAGTTTCTACCAAACGGGTCAGCTGCTTCAGCACCACACCGGCTTCAGCGACTCCCCTCCGGTGAGCCCCTATTTAATGCCGCTTTCCTTCCCCTCTGTGCACTTCCCCGTCTACCACCAGCAGCCGGTTCTGCTGCCGCAGGACCTGTATCGGCACGGCACCGTGAACTCCACCTTCGACACGGAGATGGGGCAGTGGGTCTACCAATATTTCCCCGGCATGGGGCAACGTTGA